A stretch of Synechococcus sp. WH 8020 DNA encodes these proteins:
- a CDS encoding glutathione S-transferase, with translation MADLLANAVVLSWEQLDDLAPDPAERCEGPANAQATLRLFGEPESQVRVTLFRDHHAWCPYCQKVWLWLEFRRVPYRIRKVTMRCYGPKEPWFTAKVPSGMLPALELDGRLFTESDRILEVLEHAFGPLGAGMHDKRVRRLRDLERLLFRAWCIWLCTPRLNNRQELQARDQFQTVARQMEEALSAGGGHWLDPDHPGGAHPGTADLVFVPYVERMNASLAYFKGFALRQEHPGIDQWLNALEQLPTYRGTQSDVHTHAHDLPPQMGGCWSNGSPEQQAMARAVDQGAGLAELETGWSSEMTDDGVMSSERALERVMRHRSALLARNPLGAAFDQPLRAALTYLISGDPCQPNPDSASGLRYLRDRISVPRDMPLQSARLLRKALEATAALDGEAEPATPPFEHRFDQDPRPFLNP, from the coding sequence ATGGCCGATCTGCTCGCTAACGCTGTTGTCCTGAGCTGGGAGCAGCTGGATGACTTGGCTCCTGATCCTGCAGAGCGTTGTGAAGGTCCAGCTAATGCACAAGCCACATTGCGCTTGTTCGGAGAGCCGGAGTCTCAGGTGCGAGTCACGCTATTTCGTGATCACCATGCTTGGTGCCCGTATTGCCAGAAGGTTTGGCTATGGCTGGAGTTTCGTCGAGTCCCCTATCGGATTCGTAAAGTCACCATGCGCTGCTATGGGCCGAAGGAGCCCTGGTTTACCGCCAAGGTGCCATCAGGAATGCTTCCAGCCCTTGAGTTGGATGGACGTCTTTTTACAGAAAGTGATCGCATCCTTGAAGTGTTGGAGCATGCCTTTGGCCCTTTGGGTGCAGGGATGCATGACAAACGTGTGCGCCGGTTGCGCGATCTTGAGCGTCTTTTGTTTCGCGCTTGGTGCATTTGGCTCTGTACTCCCAGGCTGAACAACCGGCAGGAGCTTCAAGCGCGTGACCAATTTCAGACGGTTGCACGTCAAATGGAGGAGGCTCTGTCTGCGGGAGGTGGCCATTGGCTTGATCCTGATCATCCGGGTGGAGCGCATCCAGGAACGGCAGATCTGGTGTTCGTTCCTTACGTCGAGAGGATGAATGCATCGCTGGCCTATTTCAAGGGCTTTGCACTTCGTCAAGAGCATCCAGGTATCGATCAATGGCTCAACGCTTTGGAGCAGCTTCCGACCTATCGCGGTACCCAAAGCGATGTTCATACCCATGCCCACGACTTGCCACCACAAATGGGTGGTTGTTGGAGCAATGGAAGTCCCGAACAGCAAGCTATGGCGCGTGCGGTGGATCAAGGTGCTGGTCTCGCTGAACTCGAAACTGGTTGGTCTTCCGAGATGACTGACGATGGAGTGATGTCTTCTGAAAGGGCACTCGAGAGAGTTATGCGCCATCGTTCTGCGCTGTTGGCTCGCAATCCTCTCGGTGCTGCGTTTGATCAGCCCCTGCGTGCTGCATTGACCTATTTGATATCAGGCGATCCTTGCCAGCCAAATCCTGACAGTGCAAGTGGTCTGCGTTACTTAAGAGATCGAATTTCGGTGCCGAGAGATATGCCATTGCAGAGTGCTCGGTTGTTGAGGAAGGCCCTTGAGGCGACAGCAGCTCTTGATGGTGAGGCAGAGCCAGCCACCCCGCCCTTTGAGCATCGTTTCGATCAAGACCCAAGGCCGTTTTTGAACCCGTGA
- a CDS encoding pyridoxamine 5'-phosphate oxidase family protein → MSTEMDAAQKLPPWRPLLIAALKREGRLPGGRWVQLASLGVDGCPRVRTLVFRDWSAAATMDLLTDARSEKCLEIERTPEVELCWLFRKAREQFRLRGTARLIAPTGDVVALNQEWKRLSPPGRSVWAWPPPGDPFDPQGPWPQEVSDDSAMPEHLRLLRISLHRIEQLDLKPHPHVRRLWLSATQWQEQRINP, encoded by the coding sequence GTGAGCACTGAGATGGATGCAGCCCAGAAGCTCCCTCCTTGGAGACCACTCTTGATTGCGGCACTCAAGCGGGAAGGCCGGTTACCAGGTGGTCGCTGGGTGCAGCTTGCAAGTCTTGGGGTTGATGGTTGCCCCAGAGTGCGAACGCTCGTTTTCCGCGATTGGAGTGCGGCGGCGACCATGGATCTGCTCACTGATGCCCGCAGTGAGAAGTGTTTAGAGATTGAACGAACACCTGAGGTGGAGTTGTGCTGGTTGTTTCGTAAGGCTCGCGAGCAGTTTCGCCTCCGTGGAACGGCAAGACTGATCGCTCCGACAGGGGATGTTGTGGCCTTGAATCAAGAGTGGAAGCGGCTCTCACCACCTGGGCGATCGGTCTGGGCCTGGCCCCCTCCCGGTGATCCGTTTGATCCACAAGGCCCATGGCCTCAGGAGGTGTCAGACGATTCGGCGATGCCAGAGCATTTGCGCCTGCTTCGGATTTCCTTGCATCGCATCGAGCAGCTCGATCTCAAGCCACATCCGCACGTGCGACGGCTGTGGTTGTCCGCCACGCAATGGCAAGAACAAAGGATCAATCCTTGA
- a CDS encoding GNAT family N-acetyltransferase, protein MGRFQIRELKSDQIPLVTDWSRREGFAPGLGDLEIYRQTDRQGLWIAWLDQEPIGCIVGVRYNPDYGFIGLYLVVPHQRGHGYGQRLWMHALDHLADLTCIGLEAAPARILDYAGWGFESSSMTTRWRCFNQSNSEDLMGDLPPGLQVVKGSSVPLEAVQLYDAQREPSPRPHFLADWLGHPSGEVLTILDDKGNCHGFGRIRPCLLQDGEGWRIGPLLADSPGIAAYLIQKLQECHPGVLLIDTPGLNSAANDLMATLGFKAESETMRMYRGGLPKVDLSDVFALACLELG, encoded by the coding sequence ATGGGGCGTTTTCAAATTCGCGAATTGAAGTCTGACCAGATTCCACTCGTGACGGATTGGTCTCGTCGTGAGGGATTTGCTCCAGGTCTTGGGGATCTTGAGATTTACCGACAGACTGATCGTCAGGGTTTGTGGATTGCTTGGCTCGATCAGGAGCCGATTGGTTGCATCGTTGGCGTTCGGTACAACCCTGATTACGGTTTTATTGGCCTTTATCTCGTGGTCCCCCATCAGCGTGGTCATGGGTATGGACAGCGGCTTTGGATGCATGCTCTCGACCACCTTGCTGATCTGACCTGCATCGGTTTAGAGGCAGCCCCTGCTCGAATCTTGGACTATGCGGGATGGGGGTTTGAATCGTCTTCGATGACCACCCGTTGGCGCTGCTTCAACCAAAGCAATTCAGAAGACTTGATGGGCGATCTTCCTCCCGGTTTGCAGGTGGTGAAGGGGAGCAGTGTTCCTTTAGAAGCTGTTCAGCTGTACGACGCCCAGAGGGAGCCAAGCCCAAGGCCCCACTTCCTTGCTGATTGGCTTGGACACCCATCTGGTGAGGTTCTTACCATTCTTGATGACAAGGGAAACTGCCATGGTTTCGGCCGCATTCGCCCCTGCCTTTTGCAAGATGGAGAAGGTTGGAGGATCGGTCCGCTCCTCGCCGATTCTCCTGGGATAGCCGCTTATCTCATCCAAAAGCTTCAAGAATGCCACCCAGGGGTGTTGTTAATTGATACCCCTGGATTGAATTCTGCTGCGAATGATCTAATGGCCACACTTGGTTTTAAGGCTGAGTCGGAAACCATGCGGATGTATCGAGGTGGTTTACCAAAAGTTGATTTAAGCGACGTGTTTGCGTTGGCCTGTTTGGAATTGGGTTGA
- a CDS encoding DUF1830 domain-containing protein: MGECCYRNDSSKMIILKCIGENQFFCEKVLMPLEVYFFEAPDDARLELWLLNGGEPMLHTTAEAREYALLSHRKDDDP, from the coding sequence ATGGGTGAATGTTGCTATCGGAACGACTCCTCAAAAATGATAATTCTCAAATGTATTGGTGAGAATCAGTTCTTTTGTGAAAAAGTTTTGATGCCTTTAGAGGTGTACTTTTTCGAAGCGCCCGATGACGCTCGGCTGGAATTGTGGCTGCTGAATGGCGGCGAGCCAATGCTGCACACCACGGCAGAGGCTAGGGAGTATGCCCTTCTGAGCCACCGTAAGGACGATGATCCTTGA
- a CDS encoding AhpC/TSA family protein, whose translation MKAPEAIRAYLQQIPGMESGSKRLVLLFTQLGDFDSMEYAQALVPALSRLETQGIKTLAIAIGDQAGADRFCVFTGFPRSQLRVVPDADLHRSVGLSPGLQAAGGPWPSLLLMCAGIGSPGTLAEVLRGYTGDRNAPARFEDSPLFRLAGGDGFQRPFELATVRLRNMNEVLTKWGTYVPNNAYLTQRGGTFLLDEDDSVLYVHRDQGILGFSETMNKPLTFLDPWLESEH comes from the coding sequence ATGAAAGCACCAGAAGCCATACGCGCTTATCTCCAGCAAATTCCTGGCATGGAATCAGGCTCCAAGCGTTTGGTGTTGCTGTTCACTCAGCTGGGTGATTTCGACTCAATGGAATATGCCCAAGCCCTTGTGCCTGCACTGTCTCGTTTGGAGACTCAAGGGATCAAGACGTTGGCCATTGCGATTGGCGATCAAGCAGGCGCTGATCGTTTTTGCGTCTTTACAGGATTTCCAAGGTCTCAGCTTCGGGTGGTTCCCGATGCGGACCTGCATCGCAGTGTTGGGTTATCACCAGGGCTTCAAGCTGCTGGAGGCCCTTGGCCATCGCTTCTGTTGATGTGTGCAGGGATTGGTTCCCCTGGCACTCTTGCTGAAGTTCTCAGGGGATATACGGGAGACCGCAATGCTCCCGCCCGTTTTGAAGACTCTCCCCTGTTTCGCCTGGCTGGGGGAGACGGGTTCCAGCGTCCGTTCGAGCTCGCCACGGTTCGTCTTCGCAACATGAATGAAGTGCTAACGAAGTGGGGTACTTATGTACCCAACAACGCTTATCTCACGCAGCGAGGCGGCACATTTCTGCTGGACGAGGATGATTCCGTTCTCTACGTCCACCGCGACCAGGGCATCTTGGGCTTCTCGGAGACCATGAATAAGCCGCTTACTTTTCTTGATCCTTGGCTGGAGAGTGAGCACTGA
- a CDS encoding DoxX family protein: protein MLRSIATKPFLSDLGILILRVITGTLLIHHGYEKLANIENFADAFVRPLHLPFPILLSYIAAFSEVIGSWLLITGLLTRFGALAIMGTISVAIYHAIITAGFNIYLLELLGLYFASAVAVLALGPGLFSIDELIVRRFSPELERGQSGAIDTVVSDGVA from the coding sequence GTGCTGAGATCCATTGCGACAAAACCTTTTCTCTCGGATCTCGGGATTCTGATCCTTCGGGTCATCACTGGAACTCTCTTGATTCATCACGGTTACGAGAAGCTCGCCAATATTGAAAATTTTGCTGACGCATTTGTACGTCCACTCCATCTTCCCTTCCCAATACTTCTTTCCTATATCGCAGCCTTTTCTGAAGTCATCGGTAGTTGGCTTTTGATTACAGGTCTCCTCACACGCTTCGGTGCTCTCGCGATTATGGGAACAATCTCTGTCGCCATTTATCACGCAATTATTACTGCAGGTTTCAACATCTACTTGCTTGAGCTGCTAGGTCTTTATTTCGCATCGGCAGTTGCGGTCTTGGCCTTAGGTCCTGGTTTGTTTTCGATTGATGAATTGATTGTGCGTCGCTTCAGTCCAGAACTTGAACGTGGGCAATCCGGTGCCATTGACACAGTGGTCTCAGATGGTGTTGCTTAG
- a CDS encoding chlorophyll a/b-binding protein, whose protein sequence is MSSQNFQYEPVEAFGEGLTTKRPWNQGSLDFVERLNGRVAMLGFMAAIIGELISGHGPAGQLADVIRWYLSL, encoded by the coding sequence GTGTCAAGCCAAAATTTCCAATACGAACCCGTGGAGGCTTTCGGCGAAGGCCTGACCACCAAACGGCCCTGGAATCAAGGGTCACTTGACTTTGTCGAGCGTCTCAACGGAAGAGTCGCAATGTTGGGGTTTATGGCTGCAATTATTGGAGAGTTAATAAGCGGTCATGGCCCAGCAGGTCAACTTGCAGATGTCATCCGCTGGTATTTATCGTTGTAA
- a CDS encoding nuclear transport factor 2 family protein — translation MDADRLKALFTKPYGQPAPTESQWRELYDENVYFRDPTQESQGIEAYIKAQDGLIKRCDDLYLVPGAISIDDDIAFVEWEMGLKIKGIEFIYPGVSRLKLNFDGKVISHRDYFDFVGPTFGPIPVLGGFVRWLYKRFVD, via the coding sequence ATGGATGCTGATCGTTTAAAAGCTCTGTTCACCAAACCCTATGGGCAGCCAGCACCAACAGAATCTCAATGGAGAGAGTTGTATGACGAGAACGTTTATTTTCGAGATCCAACTCAGGAATCTCAAGGTATCGAGGCATATATCAAGGCACAGGATGGATTGATCAAGCGGTGTGATGATCTCTATCTTGTCCCAGGTGCGATCTCGATTGACGACGATATCGCTTTCGTTGAATGGGAAATGGGGCTAAAAATCAAGGGAATTGAATTTATCTATCCCGGAGTTTCTAGGCTGAAGCTTAATTTCGATGGAAAGGTCATTAGTCATCGGGATTATTTCGATTTTGTCGGCCCTACCTTTGGTCCTATTCCTGTTCTTGGCGGGTTTGTTCGCTGGCTTTACAAGAGGTTCGTCGACTGA
- a CDS encoding molecular chaperone DnaJ produces the protein MSSGQEAPGGSGFGTGHAGGNKRNRSGKRKPGHSNHGRERQPLGRDPEFEAICARQTLGLALSGRLTEQVVKRVHKALAVQHHPDKGGDPETMIRLNNARDVLLQPEMSDIVAS, from the coding sequence ATGTCGAGCGGTCAAGAGGCCCCAGGGGGTTCTGGTTTTGGAACAGGTCATGCTGGTGGGAACAAGCGAAACCGAAGTGGCAAGCGCAAACCTGGTCATTCCAACCATGGTCGCGAGCGTCAGCCCTTGGGCAGGGATCCTGAGTTTGAAGCGATTTGTGCGAGACAGACCTTGGGATTAGCTCTCTCAGGGCGGTTAACTGAACAGGTGGTGAAGAGGGTGCACAAAGCATTGGCCGTGCAGCATCACCCTGATAAGGGAGGTGATCCAGAGACAATGATTCGTCTGAACAATGCCCGAGACGTTTTACTCCAGCCTGAGATGTCAGACATTGTCGCGTCGTGA